DNA from Acidobacteriota bacterium:
GCGGGCGCGGCCCGCTTCGGCCTTCGGTGCACGGTCTTCATGGGAGAGATCGACATGCGCCGCCAGCGCCCGAACGTCTTCGCCATGGAAATCATGGGCGCCGAGATCGTCCCCGTCCGCGACGGTTCGCGGACGCTCAAGGACGCCGTCACCGCCGCCTTGAAGGATTGGATCGAGCATCTGGACACGACGCACTATCTTCTCGGCTCGGCCCTCGGCCCCCATCCCTATCCCCGGATGGTCCGGGAATTCCAGTCCGTTATCGGACGCGAGGTCAAGCGGCAGCTTGCGGCCCTGCGGATCTCCCGGCCCGACATCCTCGTCGCCTGCGTGGGCGGGGGATCCAATTCCCTCGGGCTTTTTCATCCTTTCCTCAGGAACGGGAAAGTCCGGTGCGTCGGAGTCGAGGCCGGGGGGCGCGGAAGCCGTCCGGGGGATCATGCCGTGCGCTTCGGCGCTCACGGACGTCCCGGCATCGTCCAAGGTTACCTGTCCTATTTTCTCCAGGACCGGGACGGCCAGATCCTCCCCACCCACTCCGTAAGCGCCGGCCTGGACTACGCGGGGATCTCCCCGGAGCTGGCCGATCTTCACGACCGGAAACGGGTCGAATTCGTCGCCGTCACGGACCGGGAGGCGCTCGAAGGATACCGCCTGCTCGCCGCCGAGGAGGGGATCATTCCCGCCCTCGAATCCGCCCATGCCGTCGCCTACGGCGTCAAGGCGGCCGCGGATCTGCCGCGGTCGCGGGTCATGGTCATCAACATTTCGGGCCGGGGCGACAAGGACCTGTTCATCGCCGCCCGCGCCCTGGACCGCGGAAATTGGCTCGCATTTCTGAAAGACGAGGCGGACCGTGCCGAATGACATCGCCGGGACCTTCCTCCGCCGGCCGAAACCCCTCTTGATGACCCATGTCGTGGCCGGTTATCCGGACCTCGACGAGAGCCGGAAGACCGTCGAGACGATGGTCGAAAACGGCGCGGATCTTGTCGAAATCCAAATCCCGTTCACCGATCCGCTCGCCGACGGACCGGTCATCACGGCCGCCAATCGGGCCGCGCTGGCGCGCGGCGTCCGGCCGAAGGACGTCTTTGCCATGGTGCGGCGATTGACACAAAACACGGCGGCGCCTCTCCTCGTGATGACCTATGCCAATATCCCCCACCGGATGGGTTTCGAAAGATTCGCGTCCGCGTGTGCGGAGGCGGGCGCGGCCGGAGTGATCATCCCGGACCTGGCTTTCGACGAGGCCGGCGGGGATTGGCCCGGACTCTTCCGCCGATACGGAACGGCCTGGATCCCGGTGCTTTCGCCGGGCATGCAGGAAGAACGGATGCGGCGGATTCTCGCCGGCACATCGGGCTTCGCCTACGTCACGCTCCGCACGGGAACGACGGGAGCCCGGCTCCGGATCGGGAAAGCGGGTCTGGATTTCCTCGGCCGCGTCCGGGAAGTCTCCGGCCCGCCCGTTGCGGCCGGGTTCGGAATTTCCCGGCCGGAGCATGTCCGGGCCCTCCGCAACAAGGCCGACGCCGTCGTCATCGGAAGCCGCCTCCTCGAGCTTTACAATGCGGGAGGGGCGAAAAAAGTCGGTGCATTCCTCCGCCTCTGCCGCCGGGAGCCGGAGTCATCCTCGGCCTCCGGCTGATTTCGGAACTCGGAAACGGCGGAGGCCCCACCGCAGGATTCCGCGAAAAGACATTTCATCAATTCCGGTGTGGTTGCAAGTTTGACAATTTCCTAAACAGGGATAAAATGTGGGCTTAAAGACAGAGGGTTGAAACGACCATGCGCATCATCACCATATCATCGGGCAAAGGCGGCGTGGGCAAAACCACCTTCGCCATCAATTACGCTCTGAGCCTCTCCCGGTATGGAAAAACGATCCTTGTGGATCTGGATACCGGAACATCCAGCATCCGCAACTCTCTGGACATTCCGATTCAACGGGATTTGTATCATTTCTTCCGCAAAGGCCATCGTCTCGATGACTGCGTGACCCCCCTGGATCAGAGAATGGATCCCAAAGGCCGGTTTCCCAACTTCGGTTTTGTCGCCGGTCCCCGGCGGATGATCGAGGAAATCGCCAACCTCGACAAAAGCCGCCGGCATCACCTGATCGACGCCATCAACGGCCTCTCGGCCAAATATGTGGTCCTGGATCTGAAAGCCGGACTGGATGAAAACGTCGTCGACTTTCTCCCTTTTTCCAACACGGGAATCCTGATCTTCACACCCCACCTGACCGCCGCCACCATGACGGCCTCCGATCTCGTCAAGGCCGTTCTTTTCAAAAAACTGAGACACATCTTTTCCTTCCATTCTCCGATTTTCGATGAGATCGGCACGGGCTCCGATTTCTATTACCGGATCAACACCCTCATCGACAAGGTCGAGGACGTCTACGACCTCGATTTCAACAACCTGGACGACTTCCTGGTCTGGCTGGCCGCGGAGCTGAACAACCCCCGGGTGGTTCAGGTCATCGCCAACACCGTCAAGTATTTTCGGGCCTTTTTCGTTCTGAACATGTTCAACGAGACCAAGGAATCCTATCAAAAGGCCGTCAAGCCTTTCGTGGAAAACATCGTGCAATACGTTTCCTCCGGGATCCGCATCGTCAATCTCGGCTGCCTGCTGAATTCAGAAAAGATGCACCTGGCCGGCTGCAATAATGTCCCGGTCCTGTTGTACGACGATGTCCTGGGCGGCAAGAAAGACAAAACCGCCGCGACGACATTCGAACAGGTCACGGAGGATCTGGAAAACGAAGACAAGGACGCCCCCGCCCTGTCGGAACCCTATAAAAAATCCGATTCCGGCATGAAACTGCAACGGCAATTGGACATCTTGAAACAGATCTATACCCAGACCCGGAACATCACCATCGAGCAGAACTTCGAATACATCATCGAAAGAAGCCTGTACCTTCTGAAAAACCCGCGGCCGAGCCACTTCGGAGACACCCGGCTGTTCAAGGACGGCGAGATCGTCGATGTCCTCTTCAAGCGCGGGCAATAAAGAGCGACCTGAAGAGCCTATCTTGCTTGCGGACTTGTCCCGGGCCTCGCTCCGGCGGGCATCCGATGCGTTCCGGCGTCCTCCCCTCCCTCAAGAACTCCGGAACTTGAGCAGGATCGGAAGAAGACGATGGGCTCACATTTTCAATTAAAAGAGAAACATGTTGTTTTTCCGGCACGCCTCGGCCATGTCGTCCGGCCAGAGGCCGGCCTGAACCTCTCCGATGTGCGCTTTTTTCAAGAAAAACATGCAGAGCCGCGACTGCCCGATGCCGCCGCCCACGGAAAGAGGCAGCTTTCCGTCCAGGAGGAGCCTGTGGAAAAGAAGACTCTTCCTCGAGGCGGTTCCGGTCATTTCAAGCTGGATGTCGAGCGCCTCCCCGTCCACACGGATGCCCATGGAAGAGATTTCCATGGCGGTCTCCAACAATGGATACCAGAAGAGAATATCCCCGTTCAAGCCCGGCCCTCTCTCCGTGGGCGTCGTCCAGTCATCGTAATCGGGCGCCCGTCCGTCGTGGGGCTGCCCTTGTCTCAAAGGCGCGCCGATGCCGAGGATAAAGACCGCGCCGGCCTCCCGGCAGACCGCATTCTCCCTTTCCCGGGGCGTGAGGTCCGGGTATTCCGCTTCCAACTCCGCGGAGTGGACGAACCGGATTTCGGGGGGAAGACAGGGTTCGAGGCCGGGGTAAAGGCTGTGGACGAAAACCTCCATTTTTCTCAAAACGGCATGGATTCTTTTCACAATGCCGGCGAGGAATTCCAGGTTTCTTTCGTCGCGGGAGATGATCCGTTCCCAGTCCCATTGGTCGACGTACAGGGAGTGCAGGTTGTCGAGGGTTTCGCCGGGCCGGACGGCGTTCATATCGGTGTAAAGGCCTTCGCCCGGCCGAAGGCCCAGCTGGGCCAGGGCCATCCTCTTCCACTTGGCCAGGGACTGTACGATTTCGACGCCGGCGCCGTTCAGGTCCTTGACCGGAAAGGACACGGGTCCCGCCGTTCCGTTGAGGTCGTCGTTAACGCCCCGCCCCGACTTGACCAGCAGAGGGGCCGTGATACGTCTCAAGTTCAGAGCGCGGGCCAATTCGGTTTGGAAGACATCCTTGATGCTTTTAATGGCGACCTCGGTCTCGAGGGGATCGAGATGCGATCGGTAGCCGCGGGGAATGATGAGATTCCGGACCATGAGTTTTCTCCTTCAGAATAGATTCGTCGGCTGGAAAATGGGGGAAGAGCGGGAAAGGACTTATCGGGCGGGGCGGA
Protein-coding regions in this window:
- a CDS encoding AAA family ATPase — encoded protein: MRIITISSGKGGVGKTTFAINYALSLSRYGKTILVDLDTGTSSIRNSLDIPIQRDLYHFFRKGHRLDDCVTPLDQRMDPKGRFPNFGFVAGPRRMIEEIANLDKSRRHHLIDAINGLSAKYVVLDLKAGLDENVVDFLPFSNTGILIFTPHLTAATMTASDLVKAVLFKKLRHIFSFHSPIFDEIGTGSDFYYRINTLIDKVEDVYDLDFNNLDDFLVWLAAELNNPRVVQVIANTVKYFRAFFVLNMFNETKESYQKAVKPFVENIVQYVSSGIRIVNLGCLLNSEKMHLAGCNNVPVLLYDDVLGGKKDKTAATTFEQVTEDLENEDKDAPALSEPYKKSDSGMKLQRQLDILKQIYTQTRNITIEQNFEYIIERSLYLLKNPRPSHFGDTRLFKDGEIVDVLFKRGQ
- the trpB gene encoding tryptophan synthase subunit beta, which encodes MRITRPRARSRFFGRYGGRFVPEMLVPALEELEEAYLSLRNNPGFKRELARIRRDFAGRPTPLAFAENLTRKAGGCRIYLKMECLAHTGAHKINNVLGQILLARRMGKTRIIAETGAGQHGLAVAAGAARFGLRCTVFMGEIDMRRQRPNVFAMEIMGAEIVPVRDGSRTLKDAVTAALKDWIEHLDTTHYLLGSALGPHPYPRMVREFQSVIGREVKRQLAALRISRPDILVACVGGGSNSLGLFHPFLRNGKVRCVGVEAGGRGSRPGDHAVRFGAHGRPGIVQGYLSYFLQDRDGQILPTHSVSAGLDYAGISPELADLHDRKRVEFVAVTDREALEGYRLLAAEEGIIPALESAHAVAYGVKAAADLPRSRVMVINISGRGDKDLFIAARALDRGNWLAFLKDEADRAE
- the trpA gene encoding tryptophan synthase subunit alpha — its product is MPNDIAGTFLRRPKPLLMTHVVAGYPDLDESRKTVETMVENGADLVEIQIPFTDPLADGPVITAANRAALARGVRPKDVFAMVRRLTQNTAAPLLVMTYANIPHRMGFERFASACAEAGAAGVIIPDLAFDEAGGDWPGLFRRYGTAWIPVLSPGMQEERMRRILAGTSGFAYVTLRTGTTGARLRIGKAGLDFLGRVREVSGPPVAAGFGISRPEHVRALRNKADAVVIGSRLLELYNAGGAKKVGAFLRLCRREPESSSASG
- the asnA gene encoding aspartate--ammonia ligase, with product MVRNLIIPRGYRSHLDPLETEVAIKSIKDVFQTELARALNLRRITAPLLVKSGRGVNDDLNGTAGPVSFPVKDLNGAGVEIVQSLAKWKRMALAQLGLRPGEGLYTDMNAVRPGETLDNLHSLYVDQWDWERIISRDERNLEFLAGIVKRIHAVLRKMEVFVHSLYPGLEPCLPPEIRFVHSAELEAEYPDLTPRERENAVCREAGAVFILGIGAPLRQGQPHDGRAPDYDDWTTPTERGPGLNGDILFWYPLLETAMEISSMGIRVDGEALDIQLEMTGTASRKSLLFHRLLLDGKLPLSVGGGIGQSRLCMFFLKKAHIGEVQAGLWPDDMAEACRKNNMFLF